The following proteins are co-located in the Flectobacillus major DSM 103 genome:
- a CDS encoding FAD-dependent oxidoreductase yields the protein MTLINKQIAIVGGGPGGLTLARLLQLKGVHVKVYERDIDENARTQGSPLDLHDSSGLAALRKAHLLDEFRNNYLLGADKTTITNEKAVVYFSDHDTKQLENFGNQHFRPEIDRGVLRKILLNSLQPDSIVWNSHFLSMEKQGEGWTLHFENGKSVYADVVIGADGANSKIRPYITDITSFYTGIMMLEGNVHNAEMAIPQVASVLRGGKIMAFGNKKDILLGQKANRVVGFYISFKADENWLSKCGLDFSNKTQLLEWFKNEYSDWSEIWDELIKKSEMPLIPRPIQCMPLAQTWKASPNLTIIGDAAHVMPPFAGEGVNMAMLDALELSESLTSGQNKTWQEAIAFYEINMRKRASLMAKESLENGERMHSENALTTMLNFFSGHTPD from the coding sequence ATGACATTAATCAATAAACAAATCGCAATCGTAGGAGGTGGTCCGGGCGGACTAACTTTGGCAAGACTTTTACAACTAAAAGGGGTACATGTAAAGGTGTATGAAAGAGACATCGATGAAAATGCAAGAACACAAGGCTCGCCTCTTGACCTGCACGATAGTTCGGGGTTAGCTGCTTTGCGGAAAGCCCATCTATTGGATGAATTCAGAAACAATTATCTGCTAGGTGCCGACAAAACTACAATTACAAATGAAAAGGCAGTGGTGTATTTCAGTGACCATGATACCAAACAACTTGAAAATTTTGGTAATCAGCATTTTCGTCCTGAAATAGACCGAGGAGTATTACGGAAAATTTTATTAAACTCGCTGCAACCTGACAGTATTGTTTGGAATAGCCATTTTTTATCGATGGAAAAACAAGGTGAGGGTTGGACATTACATTTTGAAAATGGAAAAAGCGTTTATGCCGATGTAGTGATTGGAGCCGATGGGGCCAATTCAAAAATCAGACCTTATATTACCGATATTACATCTTTTTACACAGGTATTATGATGCTTGAAGGCAATGTTCATAATGCCGAAATGGCTATTCCTCAAGTAGCTTCTGTACTTCGTGGAGGTAAGATAATGGCTTTTGGCAACAAAAAAGATATACTCTTAGGACAAAAAGCCAACAGAGTGGTAGGTTTTTATATAAGCTTTAAGGCTGATGAAAACTGGCTTTCTAAGTGTGGTTTAGATTTTTCTAACAAAACACAGCTATTAGAGTGGTTTAAAAACGAATATTCTGATTGGAGCGAAATTTGGGATGAACTTATCAAGAAAAGTGAAATGCCATTGATACCAAGACCTATTCAGTGTATGCCTTTAGCTCAGACTTGGAAAGCCTCACCCAATTTGACCATCATTGGCGATGCCGCTCATGTAATGCCTCCTTTTGCAGGAGAGGGCGTAAATATGGCAATGCTCGATGCCTTAGAGTTAAGTGAAAGTTTGACTTCCGGACAAAATAAAACATGGCAAGAAGCTATTGCTTTTTATGAAATAAATATGCGTAAAAGGGCTTCACTTATGGCAAAAGAATCTCTTGAGAATGGAGAAAGAATGCACAGTGAAAATGCTTTGACAACGATGCTTAACTTTTTTAGTGGACATACCCCTGACTAA
- a CDS encoding cation diffusion facilitator family transporter, with protein MTTTNEQTAIKTTYFSIIGNASLAIIKGLAGFFGNSYALIADAIESTTDIFASFLVLFGIKYANRPADKNHPYGHGRAEPLITFLVVGFLITSATIIAYESIKNISTPHELPKVWTLFILTPLIIWKEVSFRLVMKKAKETNSSSLKADAWHHRSDAITSVAAFMGISIALYFGKGYETADDWAALFASGFILYNSYHIFRPALGEIMDEHLYDDLVEEIRKVSLTVDGVVGTEKCFIRKAGMKYHVDLHAMVNADITVKHGHDIAHNLKDTLRNKIPELGHVLIHIEPDVYPE; from the coding sequence ATGACAACAACCAACGAGCAAACCGCAATCAAAACAACCTATTTTAGTATTATCGGAAATGCCTCATTGGCAATAATTAAAGGACTTGCGGGCTTTTTTGGTAATTCATACGCTTTAATTGCTGATGCCATAGAATCAACCACCGATATATTTGCTTCTTTTTTGGTATTATTTGGTATAAAATATGCCAACAGACCAGCCGATAAAAATCACCCTTATGGACACGGACGGGCTGAGCCTTTGATAACATTTTTGGTGGTTGGTTTTTTAATTACCTCGGCTACGATTATTGCTTACGAAAGCATCAAGAATATTTCTACGCCACACGAATTACCCAAAGTTTGGACGTTATTTATTCTTACGCCGTTGATTATCTGGAAAGAAGTATCATTTAGGTTGGTCATGAAAAAGGCCAAAGAAACCAACAGTTCGTCGCTAAAAGCCGATGCTTGGCATCATCGAAGCGATGCAATTACCTCTGTTGCTGCTTTTATGGGTATTTCTATTGCTTTGTATTTTGGCAAAGGTTATGAAACCGCCGACGACTGGGCAGCATTGTTTGCCTCGGGGTTTATCCTTTATAATAGCTATCATATTTTCAGACCAGCCCTTGGCGAAATTATGGACGAACACCTGTACGACGACCTCGTTGAAGAAATCAGAAAGGTATCGTTGACAGTGGATGGGGTGGTAGGTACTGAAAAATGTTTTATCAGAAAAGCAGGAATGAAATATCATGTAGATTTACATGCAATGGTTAATGCCGATATTACCGTAAAACACGGACACGATATTGCCCACAACCTCAAAGACACTTTGCGTAATAAAATCCCCGAACTAGGACACGTTTTGATTCATATCGAACCCGACGTATATCCTGAATAA
- a CDS encoding ABC transporter permease: MWKNYFKIAFRNLRKNSVFSIVNILGIALSISAFVLMLEYISFEQGVNQNHLNANHIVRVNTVSQDNNSVNDFTPPPFAPQFKQNFSEIQAYCRIMDAGTATGIVATTKPDNTLQSFRQKNITYTDASYFRIFTQAIISGNAQLDAPNQVVISESEAQKLFANTNSIGKTITLYNQFGKTNYEVTAVCQNAPEGSDLNYGYFFSLKTLENPANLNGNDWANLSNLGFYSFHSFLLLAPTANRLALTDKANTLLHKNFPQANAQIQLQDFEYLHLGKSLGDTAPTSGNLKFIYLLGCIGILILLISWLNYINLSTASAIKRGKEVGIRKVVGASRPQLVAQFLGESLLLNIGGVIFSILIIALTQDYFNDLVQKNLSFSTIFENKLWGISMSVILMGLVVSGGYVAMVLSSFSTTETLKGTFSKSVKGIFLRKTLVVFQFTVSVSLIISTLVLYRQLMYMQNQNLGMNIDQLLVIKGPQITDSPNRKQSSIAFKQALAGLPFVKSYSMSGSVPGNSFNFSIEGFTKPNPQTGDEKKVYQVMSADNQYFAIYQIPLLAGNNFTDAMCEQGYEGDKLIINQQAAESLGFVSPQAAIGQKVNWGKTFEIIGVISNYHHFSLKQAIEPTVIVPQFNQSYYTVRLTTKDIGQKMTQLEQTFKKSFVGNPFEYFFADDNFNQQYHTEQQYGRLFITCSSLAIFISCLGLFGLALFNVEQKTKEIGIRKVLGASISQIVMLLSKDFLQLVFIALCIASPLAWWAGNIWLTDFAYRIELSWWIFVLAGLVAIAIALITISFQAIRAATANPIQSLRSE; the protein is encoded by the coding sequence ATGTGGAAAAACTACTTTAAAATTGCCTTCAGGAACTTACGCAAAAACAGTGTATTTTCAATTGTCAATATCCTTGGAATAGCTCTTTCTATTTCGGCATTTGTTTTGATGCTCGAATATATCAGTTTTGAGCAAGGGGTTAATCAGAATCATCTCAACGCTAACCATATAGTAAGGGTCAATACGGTATCTCAAGACAATAATAGCGTTAACGATTTTACGCCACCTCCTTTTGCTCCGCAATTCAAGCAAAATTTTAGTGAAATACAGGCCTATTGTCGTATTATGGATGCTGGTACGGCCACAGGAATTGTTGCCACTACTAAGCCCGACAATACGCTTCAATCTTTTCGTCAAAAAAATATTACTTATACCGATGCCAGTTATTTCAGGATATTTACCCAAGCTATCATAAGTGGCAACGCCCAACTGGACGCTCCAAACCAAGTAGTTATTAGTGAGTCAGAAGCCCAAAAGTTGTTTGCAAACACCAATTCCATTGGCAAAACGATTACGCTTTATAACCAATTTGGCAAAACGAACTATGAGGTTACAGCCGTTTGTCAAAATGCCCCCGAAGGCTCTGATTTAAACTATGGCTATTTCTTTTCTCTAAAAACCTTAGAAAATCCTGCCAACCTCAACGGAAATGATTGGGCAAACCTCAGTAACTTAGGGTTTTATTCTTTCCATAGCTTTTTATTGCTTGCTCCTACGGCCAATCGCTTGGCATTGACCGACAAAGCCAATACTTTGCTTCACAAGAATTTTCCGCAAGCCAATGCCCAGATTCAGTTACAAGATTTTGAGTATTTGCATTTAGGCAAAAGCCTTGGCGACACCGCTCCTACCAGTGGCAACCTCAAGTTTATTTATTTGTTAGGCTGTATCGGCATACTTATCTTACTGATTTCGTGGCTCAATTATATTAATCTTTCTACTGCTAGTGCTATCAAAAGAGGTAAAGAGGTTGGTATTAGAAAGGTCGTTGGTGCAAGTAGACCACAGCTTGTTGCTCAGTTTTTGGGAGAATCTTTGCTACTCAATATTGGCGGAGTTATATTTTCTATTTTGATTATAGCTCTAACACAAGACTATTTTAATGATTTAGTTCAGAAAAATCTTTCGTTCAGCACTATTTTCGAGAACAAGCTTTGGGGTATTTCCATGAGTGTTATTTTGATGGGCCTCGTGGTGTCGGGTGGATATGTCGCTATGGTGCTGTCGTCGTTTTCTACTACCGAAACCCTCAAAGGCACATTTAGTAAGTCGGTGAAGGGTATTTTCTTACGAAAAACCCTTGTTGTTTTTCAATTTACGGTATCAGTTTCGCTGATTATATCAACCTTGGTGCTGTATCGTCAACTAATGTATATGCAAAACCAAAACCTTGGTATGAATATCGACCAGCTTTTGGTAATTAAAGGGCCACAAATTACTGATAGCCCAAACCGCAAACAAAGCTCAATTGCTTTCAAACAAGCCTTGGCTGGATTACCATTTGTAAAAAGTTACAGTATGTCGGGCAGCGTTCCTGGCAATAGTTTTAATTTCTCGATAGAAGGTTTTACTAAACCAAACCCTCAAACTGGTGATGAGAAAAAGGTGTATCAAGTGATGTCGGCCGACAACCAATATTTCGCTATTTATCAGATTCCTTTGCTAGCAGGCAATAACTTTACCGATGCCATGTGTGAACAGGGTTATGAGGGCGACAAACTGATTATCAATCAGCAAGCTGCCGAGTCGCTAGGTTTTGTATCGCCACAAGCCGCTATCGGACAAAAGGTAAATTGGGGAAAGACTTTTGAAATTATTGGTGTGATCAGCAATTATCATCACTTTTCGCTAAAACAGGCTATCGAACCTACGGTTATTGTGCCTCAGTTTAACCAAAGCTATTATACGGTACGTCTTACAACCAAAGATATAGGTCAGAAAATGACTCAATTAGAACAAACTTTCAAAAAGAGTTTTGTAGGTAATCCATTTGAATACTTTTTTGCCGACGATAATTTTAACCAACAATACCACACAGAACAGCAATATGGTAGGTTATTTATCACGTGTTCAAGCTTGGCCATTTTTATTTCTTGCTTAGGGCTTTTTGGGCTGGCGTTATTCAATGTTGAACAAAAAACCAAGGAAATTGGAATCAGAAAGGTATTAGGAGCATCTATTAGTCAAATTGTAATGCTTTTGTCGAAAGACTTCCTACAATTGGTTTTTATTGCCTTATGTATCGCATCGCCTTTGGCTTGGTGGGCAGGAAATATTTGGCTTACCGATTTTGCATATCGCATAGAACTCAGTTGGTGGATATTTGTGTTGGCGGGTTTGGTGGCTATTGCTATTGCTCTTATCACAATCAGCTTTCAGGCTATCCGAGCCGCTACTGCCAATCCAATACAGTCACTCAGAAGTGAGTAA
- a CDS encoding glycoside hydrolase family 25 protein codes for MIQLLLRRYYALPRNIKILILISGFLSIIWLIYFAFFRPNPNGWARVSKVGITLPLRYPIHGIDVSHHNGEIDWKKVVKMRFEDDYKIEFAFLKATEGITHADRQFERNWEHVKKAGLKRGAYHFYIAWREPVGQAKNFINSVKLKKGDLAPVLDIEQNSLKSDDKIIREIGIWLDLVEKHYGKKPIIYTNPNFYKKFIKGNYDDYPLWIADYSRESLKGYKSTLWFWQHNKNGWVEGIRGTVDFNVFLGNKADLDDLCL; via the coding sequence ATGATTCAACTATTACTTCGCCGATATTACGCATTACCTCGCAATATTAAAATCCTAATATTGATTTCGGGATTTTTATCTATTATTTGGCTTATTTATTTTGCGTTCTTTCGGCCAAACCCCAATGGATGGGCGAGGGTGTCGAAGGTAGGTATTACCTTACCTTTGCGTTATCCTATTCATGGTATCGACGTGTCGCATCATAATGGCGAAATAGACTGGAAAAAGGTAGTGAAAATGCGTTTTGAGGACGATTATAAAATAGAATTTGCCTTTCTGAAAGCTACCGAAGGAATTACTCATGCCGATAGGCAGTTTGAACGTAACTGGGAACACGTCAAAAAAGCAGGACTCAAACGTGGGGCTTATCATTTTTATATTGCATGGCGTGAGCCTGTCGGGCAAGCCAAGAATTTTATCAACTCGGTGAAGCTCAAAAAAGGAGATTTAGCTCCTGTGTTGGACATTGAGCAAAACTCCTTAAAATCAGACGATAAAATTATCCGTGAAATAGGAATATGGTTGGATTTAGTAGAAAAACATTACGGCAAAAAACCTATTATTTATACCAATCCTAATTTTTATAAAAAGTTTATTAAAGGCAATTACGACGACTATCCGTTATGGATAGCCGATTATTCTCGTGAAAGCCTTAAAGGCTATAAGTCTACACTTTGGTTTTGGCAGCACAACAAAAACGGATGGGTAGAGGGAATCAGAGGAACGGTTGATTTTAATGTTTTTCTAGGAAACAAAGCCGACCTCGACGACCTCTGTTTGTAA
- a CDS encoding glycosyltransferase family 2 protein, with the protein MSIIHSTIEKNSHISSQAKTFSILIPSWNNLVYLQLCINSIRKNSVFNHQIIVHINEGKDGTLAWVKQQPDIDYTYSQANIGICYALNYAATQAKTDYILYMNDDMYVCPNWDKALVEEINAIGHKNFFLSATMIEPYNTNNTCVIHKSYGLDITAFNEQQLLAEYESLEKEDWTGATWPPNVVHRDVWNAVGGYSIEFHPGMYSDPDFSMKLWNMGIRLFKGVGASKVYHFSGVSTGRVKRNKGYFTFIQKWGMTSGYVMSNFLRKGEKFNGLLLEPVDTFGAKFKNLFKRVSATLR; encoded by the coding sequence ATGAGCATTATTCATTCAACCATAGAAAAAAACAGTCATATTTCGAGCCAAGCAAAGACCTTTTCTATTTTGATACCTTCTTGGAATAATTTAGTGTATCTGCAATTATGTATCAATAGTATCCGTAAAAACTCTGTTTTTAACCATCAGATTATTGTACATATCAATGAAGGGAAAGATGGCACTCTGGCATGGGTAAAGCAACAGCCCGATATTGACTATACTTATAGCCAAGCAAATATCGGTATTTGTTATGCCTTGAATTATGCTGCCACACAAGCCAAAACCGACTATATTTTGTACATGAACGACGATATGTATGTTTGTCCGAATTGGGACAAAGCGTTAGTCGAAGAAATTAATGCGATTGGCCACAAAAACTTCTTTTTGTCGGCCACCATGATTGAGCCTTACAATACCAACAATACTTGTGTGATTCATAAAAGCTATGGCTTGGACATTACGGCTTTCAACGAACAACAGCTTTTGGCCGAATATGAGTCATTAGAAAAAGAAGACTGGACTGGGGCAACGTGGCCCCCTAATGTTGTACATCGAGATGTTTGGAATGCTGTTGGCGGATATAGTATAGAGTTTCACCCAGGAATGTACTCCGACCCCGATTTTTCGATGAAACTCTGGAATATGGGTATTCGTTTGTTTAAGGGCGTAGGAGCAAGTAAGGTTTATCATTTTTCGGGCGTTTCTACGGGCAGGGTCAAAAGAAACAAAGGGTATTTTACCTTTATCCAAAAATGGGGAATGACCTCAGGATATGTTATGAGTAATTTTTTGAGAAAAGGCGAAAAATTCAATGGCCTGCTGCTCGAACCCGTTGATACATTTGGGGCCAAATTCAAGAACCTTTTCAAACGAGTATCAGCAACACTGCGGTAG
- the pgi gene encoding glucose-6-phosphate isomerase — protein MLKSVPFNQTRAFQHLSNLKPEIESTNLKELFASEPQRFENYSIRFEDILIDYSKNLINDKTKAALIALANECELDDAIERMFTGDLINKTENRAVLHVALRNRSNSPIAVNGEDVMPAVNAVLEKMKAFSEKVISGTWKGYSDKAITDVVNIGIGGSDLGPVMVTEALKPYKNHLNLHFVSNVDGTHIAEILKKVNPETTLFLIASKTFTTQETMANAHSARNWFVANGGSLEAVAKHFVAISTNEKEVVKFGIDADNMFGFWDWVGGRYSLWSAIGLSIVLSIGFENFIELLEGAHAMDKHFRNTDFNENIPVILALLGIWYNNFFDADSQALLPYDQYMHRFAAYFQQGDMESNGKYVGRDGQAVNYQTGPIIWGEPGTNGQHAFYQLIHQGTKLIPCDFLAPAISHNPLGEHHQMLLSNFFAQTEALMNGKTLEEVVAEFEKAGKSAEEIAELASFKVFQGNRPTNSILFKQLTPRTLGSLIAMYEHKIFVQGVIWNIFSFDQWGVELGKQLANKILPELASDTAVDSHDSSTNGLINAYKVWRA, from the coding sequence ATGTTAAAATCAGTTCCTTTCAACCAAACTCGTGCTTTTCAGCATCTTTCAAACCTCAAGCCAGAAATTGAAAGCACCAATCTCAAAGAACTTTTTGCTTCTGAACCTCAGCGTTTTGAAAATTATTCTATTCGCTTTGAAGATATTTTGATAGACTATTCAAAAAACTTGATTAATGACAAAACCAAGGCTGCTCTTATTGCTTTGGCCAACGAATGTGAACTAGACGATGCTATCGAAAGAATGTTTACAGGCGATTTAATCAACAAAACTGAAAATAGAGCCGTATTGCACGTAGCTTTACGCAATCGTTCTAATTCACCTATTGCAGTAAATGGCGAAGATGTTATGCCTGCTGTTAATGCTGTATTAGAAAAAATGAAGGCTTTTTCTGAAAAAGTAATTTCTGGAACATGGAAAGGCTATTCAGACAAGGCTATTACCGATGTAGTAAATATCGGTATTGGTGGTTCTGACTTGGGCCCTGTAATGGTTACAGAGGCTCTGAAACCTTACAAAAACCATTTGAATTTACACTTCGTTTCTAATGTTGACGGTACGCATATTGCCGAAATTTTGAAAAAAGTAAATCCTGAAACTACCTTGTTTTTGATTGCTTCAAAAACATTTACTACTCAGGAAACCATGGCCAATGCCCATTCGGCACGTAATTGGTTTGTAGCCAATGGTGGCTCGTTAGAAGCTGTTGCTAAGCATTTTGTGGCTATTTCGACCAACGAAAAAGAAGTAGTGAAGTTTGGTATCGATGCCGACAATATGTTTGGTTTCTGGGATTGGGTTGGTGGTCGCTATTCGCTATGGTCGGCTATTGGTCTTTCAATTGTATTATCTATTGGTTTTGAGAACTTTATCGAATTGTTAGAGGGGGCTCATGCAATGGATAAACATTTCAGAAATACCGATTTTAATGAGAATATCCCTGTAATTTTGGCTTTGTTGGGTATTTGGTATAACAATTTCTTCGATGCCGATTCGCAGGCTTTGTTGCCTTATGACCAATATATGCACCGTTTTGCAGCGTATTTCCAACAAGGCGATATGGAGTCGAATGGCAAATATGTAGGACGTGACGGGCAAGCTGTAAATTACCAAACTGGCCCAATTATCTGGGGCGAGCCAGGTACAAATGGACAACACGCATTTTACCAATTGATTCACCAAGGAACAAAGCTTATTCCTTGCGATTTTCTAGCTCCAGCTATTAGCCACAATCCTCTTGGCGAGCATCACCAAATGTTGCTTTCCAACTTCTTTGCCCAAACAGAAGCTTTGATGAATGGTAAAACGCTTGAAGAAGTAGTTGCCGAATTTGAAAAAGCTGGTAAATCGGCCGAAGAAATTGCAGAATTGGCTTCATTTAAGGTATTCCAAGGAAACCGCCCAACCAACTCCATTCTTTTCAAACAGTTAACACCTCGTACTTTGGGTAGCTTGATTGCGATGTACGAACACAAAATCTTTGTACAGGGGGTTATTTGGAATATTTTTAGTTTTGACCAATGGGGCGTAGAGTTAGGTAAACAATTGGCCAACAAAATTTTACCAGAATTAGCTTCTGATACAGCAGTCGATTCGCACGATTCTTCTACCAATGGCTTAATTAATGCTTATAAAGTTTGGAGAGCCTAA
- a CDS encoding phosphatase PAP2 family protein, whose protein sequence is MRKYLLLLLIVFCTFQSGFSQDTLSHQKIYYVVPKYELTGAGVLTVASYFGFRQLDKVANFTAADIAKLNPNDINSFDRPVAFKDPAGFDLAQKNSDFFLNLALVSPALLMIDKNMRKDWVDLLSMYMVTHAVDNAVYFASAFPVRRARPLTYNPKLSVEEKTGDAKSNSFFSGHVSFSSTATFFLAKVLTDYKQIKGWKRIAIFSVAAVPPALVGYYRMEAGKHFKTDVILGFLVGAASGILVPEFHKKLKENKKISLQPFYSPSQSGVALNIKI, encoded by the coding sequence ATGAGGAAATATCTTCTACTTCTTCTTATTGTTTTTTGTACTTTTCAAAGTGGTTTTTCTCAGGATACACTTTCTCATCAAAAAATCTATTATGTAGTACCCAAATATGAACTTACAGGAGCTGGAGTACTGACGGTTGCTTCATATTTTGGATTTCGGCAGCTCGACAAGGTAGCCAATTTTACTGCCGCAGATATTGCCAAGCTGAATCCCAACGATATTAATTCGTTTGACCGCCCTGTTGCGTTTAAAGACCCTGCTGGCTTTGATTTGGCACAAAAAAACTCTGATTTCTTTCTGAATTTGGCTTTGGTAAGTCCTGCTTTACTCATGATTGATAAAAATATGCGTAAAGATTGGGTGGATTTACTGAGTATGTATATGGTAACGCATGCGGTAGATAATGCGGTGTATTTTGCATCTGCTTTTCCTGTTAGACGAGCCCGACCACTTACTTATAACCCCAAACTGAGTGTTGAGGAAAAAACGGGTGATGCCAAAAGTAATTCGTTTTTTAGCGGACACGTTTCTTTTAGTAGTACTGCCACTTTTTTTCTTGCTAAGGTACTTACAGACTATAAACAGATAAAGGGCTGGAAACGTATTGCTATCTTTTCGGTAGCGGCTGTGCCACCTGCTTTGGTGGGTTATTATAGAATGGAAGCAGGAAAACATTTTAAAACTGATGTTATTTTAGGGTTTTTGGTAGGTGCTGCCTCGGGGATTCTTGTTCCTGAGTTTCATAAAAAGCTCAAAGAGAATAAGAAAATTTCGTTACAGCCTTTCTATTCGCCATCGCAAAGTGGTGTGGCGTTGAATATTAAGATTTAG
- the hisS gene encoding histidine--tRNA ligase produces MSKPSLVRGTRDFGPEKMVKRNYIFDSIKSVFQRFGFQPLETPSMENLSVLMGKYGDEGDQLLFKILNSGNFSEKIAQADLDEGYKKLTHKISEKGLRYDLTVPFARYVVMNRGTLPLPFKRYQIQPVWRADRPQKGRYREFYQCDADVVGTDSLICEAEIILMIHEVMKKLGINFNLKVNNRKILTGLSEAIGASGQEGTLAVAIDKLDKIGKEKVLEELAEKGFSEAALANLEPVFEIGGSNQEKFLKLEELLVNSEIGQKGIQELKQVWGYIGAFGLSDNNIELDITLARGLSYYTGAIFEVKALDVQIGSITGGGRYDNLTGTFGVPGLSGVGISFGVDRIFDVLEELNLFPENQDITTQLLFTHFGVDEQNYSLPLLQKARLAGINAEVYPDNAKIKKQLDYADRKKVPFVCIIGSEEIETGLLTFKNMISGEQEKLTIETIIEKIKS; encoded by the coding sequence ATGAGTAAACCGTCTTTAGTAAGAGGTACACGTGATTTTGGGCCAGAAAAAATGGTCAAACGAAATTATATTTTTGATTCTATCAAATCTGTTTTCCAGCGATTTGGTTTTCAACCACTCGAAACGCCTTCTATGGAAAACCTGTCGGTACTCATGGGCAAATATGGCGATGAAGGCGACCAGTTGCTTTTCAAAATCTTAAACTCGGGCAACTTCTCCGAAAAAATAGCCCAAGCTGATTTGGATGAAGGGTATAAAAAACTAACCCACAAAATCTCGGAAAAAGGTTTACGATACGACCTTACAGTACCTTTTGCTCGTTATGTAGTAATGAATCGTGGCACATTGCCTCTACCATTCAAACGTTACCAAATACAACCTGTATGGCGTGCCGACCGCCCTCAGAAGGGTCGCTACCGTGAGTTTTATCAGTGCGATGCCGATGTTGTTGGTACGGATTCGCTCATCTGCGAGGCCGAAATTATCCTGATGATTCATGAAGTTATGAAAAAATTAGGTATTAATTTCAACCTAAAAGTTAATAACCGTAAAATCTTGACGGGGCTTTCTGAAGCTATCGGAGCTTCAGGGCAAGAAGGTACATTGGCGGTTGCAATTGATAAATTAGATAAAATAGGAAAAGAAAAAGTATTGGAAGAATTGGCCGAAAAAGGCTTTTCTGAAGCTGCTTTGGCCAATTTAGAACCTGTTTTTGAAATTGGTGGCTCTAATCAAGAAAAATTCTTGAAGCTAGAAGAACTGCTTGTCAATTCAGAAATTGGCCAAAAAGGTATCCAAGAATTAAAACAAGTATGGGGCTATATTGGTGCTTTTGGCCTAAGCGACAATAATATTGAACTAGATATTACCTTGGCTCGTGGACTTTCGTATTATACAGGAGCGATTTTTGAGGTAAAAGCTTTAGATGTACAAATTGGCTCGATTACTGGAGGTGGCCGTTACGATAACCTTACGGGTACTTTTGGCGTACCGGGGCTATCGGGGGTTGGTATTTCGTTTGGTGTCGACAGAATCTTTGATGTATTGGAAGAACTAAACCTTTTTCCTGAAAATCAAGATATTACAACCCAACTATTATTTACACACTTTGGTGTAGACGAACAAAACTATAGCTTACCATTATTGCAAAAAGCTCGCTTGGCAGGTATCAATGCTGAGGTATACCCAGATAATGCTAAGATAAAAAAACAGTTGGATTATGCCGATAGGAAAAAAGTACCATTTGTATGTATTATTGGTTCGGAAGAAATAGAAACAGGCTTATTGACCTTCAAAAATATGATTTCGGGCGAACAAGAAAAGCTAACTATTGAGACCATCATTGAAAAAATCAAATCTTAA
- a CDS encoding 3-keto-disaccharide hydrolase, which yields MKIKKRVIFSAAICLLGLKVQAQDSRFVQKNPEKPEATEYWDPEVRVVTPGAIPSDAIVLFDGKNLDEWESVKDGSAAKWEVKDGAFTVVKGTGNISTKKHFGDCQLHIEWLSPNEPDNVKSQGRGNSGVFLHGIYEVQVLNSYQNRTYRNGQAGSIYKQTPPLVNATSKQGNWNVYDIIYTAPRFTVNGGIETPGYVTVIHNGIVVQNHTKIQGVTNYIGQPTNPVHGAKGPISLQDHGNAVSFRNVWVREL from the coding sequence ATGAAAATCAAGAAGAGGGTAATTTTTAGTGCGGCGATTTGTCTTTTAGGGTTAAAAGTTCAAGCACAAGATAGCCGTTTTGTTCAAAAAAATCCTGAAAAGCCAGAAGCAACAGAATACTGGGACCCAGAAGTACGAGTAGTAACACCAGGGGCAATTCCTTCGGATGCTATTGTATTGTTTGATGGCAAAAATCTTGACGAATGGGAGTCGGTAAAAGATGGTAGTGCTGCCAAATGGGAGGTAAAAGACGGTGCTTTTACGGTGGTAAAAGGTACGGGTAATATTTCTACAAAGAAACATTTTGGCGATTGTCAGTTGCATATCGAGTGGCTTTCGCCAAATGAACCAGACAACGTGAAAAGCCAAGGAAGAGGTAATAGCGGTGTGTTTTTGCATGGTATCTATGAGGTTCAGGTATTGAACTCGTACCAAAACAGAACTTACAGAAATGGCCAGGCGGGTTCTATTTATAAACAAACGCCTCCATTGGTAAACGCTACGTCTAAACAAGGCAACTGGAATGTTTATGATATTATTTATACTGCCCCACGTTTTACAGTCAATGGCGGTATCGAAACACCAGGTTATGTTACGGTAATTCATAATGGTATTGTAGTTCAAAACCATACTAAAATCCAGGGAGTAACCAACTATATTGGTCAGCCAACCAATCCTGTACATGGTGCCAAAGGCCCTATTTCGTTGCAAGACCACGGTAATGCCGTTAGTTTCCGTAATGTTTGGGTAAGAGAATTGTAA